The Echinicola jeungdonensis genome segment CTTTCCAAAATGGGAATCAGTACCCTGCAGTCTTACCAAAGTGCGCAGATTTTTGAAGCCGTTGGTCTTGGACCTGAGGTGATCGAAAGATGCTTCAAAGGTACCATCAGTAGAATCAGCGGGGTTTCCTTTGACGAATTGGCCGAGGAGGTATTGACTCGTCACAATGCTGCTTACCAGACCGATGGGCCATTGTTGGAGACCGGTGGTGTTTACCAGTGGAAACGTAGAGGTGAAAAACACCTTTTCAATCCAGATACTATCCACCTGCTTCAAAAGTCAACCAAAAACAACGACTATAAAATTTACAAGCAGTTTGCTGAGAAGATCAATGACCAGACCAAAGATGCACTGACTATCAGAGGTCTCTTTGAATTTAAGAAGCGTATTTCTATTCCTATTGATGAAGTAGAACCTGCTGAAAATATTATGAAGCGATTTGCCACAGGTGCGATGTCCTTTGGGTCCATTTCCCACGAGGCTCACACTACCTTGGCAATTGCAATGAACAGAATCGGCGCCAAATCCAACAGTGGTGAAGGCGGGGAGGATGAAGTTCGATTTGAAAGAAAAGAAAATGGTGACTGGGAAAGATCTGCTATCAAGCAGGTGGCTTCCGGTAGATTTGGGGTGACCAGTAATTACCTGACCAATGCCGAAGAAATCCAGATCAAAATGGCCCAAGGAGCTAAACCTGGAGAAGGTGGACAGCTTCCTGGCCACAAGGTTGATGATTGGATCGGTAAGGTAAGGCACTCTACTCCAGGTGTGGGATTGATTTCTCCACCACCTCACCACGATATATATTCAATTGAGGATTTGGCCCAATTGATCTACGACCTTAAGAATGCCAACAGGGATGCCAGGATAAATGTGAAATTGGTTTCTCAAGCTGGTGTAGGTACTGTAGCAGCAGGTGTTGCCAAGGCCCAATCTGATGTGATTTTGATTTCCGGTGCTGATGGCGGTACAGGTGCCTCTCCATTGAGCTCCATCCGTCACGCAGGTCTTCCATGGGAGCTTGGTCTGGCAGAAGCCCATCAAACCCTTGTGAAGAACAACCTGAGAAGCAGAGTAACCCTTCAAACTGATGGTCAGGTAAGAACAGGTAAAGATTTGGCCATAGCAGCTCTTTTGGGAGCTGAAGAATGGGGTATTTCCACTGCAGCCTTGGTAGTAGAAGGTTGTATCATGATGAGAAAATGCCACCTGAACACTTGCCCCGTGGGAATTGCAACCCAAAATCCGGAATTGAGAAAACTCTTTACCGGAGAACCTGAGCACGTAGTGAACTACTTCCGCTTCTTGGCAGAAGACCTTCGTGAGATCATGGCTTCCCTTGGTTTCAGAACCGTAAATGAAATGGTAGGACAAAGCAATGTGTTGAAGTCCACCGGTCACCTGAATCACTGGAAGTGGGATAAATTGGACTTAAGCCCAATTTTCCACATGGTAGAAGTACCTGAACACGTTGGTATCTACAAACAAATCGATCAGGATTTCAAATTGAAGAAAGTGTTGGATAGAAAGCTGATCAAATCAGCCATGCCAGCCCTTGAGCAGGCCAACCCTGTGAAAGACAAATTTGAAATCAAAAATACAGACCGCTCGGTTGGAGCCATGCTATCCAATGAAATCTCCAAAATCTATGGTAGTCCAGGACTTCCTGATGACACCATACACTATAAATTCATTGGCTCTGCAGGACAAAGTTTCGGATTATTCTCCACAAAAGGGGTAACCTTTGAACTGGAAGGTGAAGCCAATGATTACTTTGGAAAAGGACTATCTGGCGGACAGTTGGTAATCTACCCAAGCAGAAACGCCAATTTTGTCGCAGAAGAAAATATCATCATTGGTAACGTAGCATTCTACGGCGCCACTTCTGGACATGCCTTTATCAATGGTAAAGGCGGGGAAAGGTTCTGCGTAAGAAATTCTGGTGTAAAAGCTGTAGTAGAGGGTATCGGAGACCATGGTTGTGAATACATGACCGGTGGCCAAGTGATTATCCTGGGAGAAATTGGTAGAAACTTCGCTGCGGGTATGAGTGGCGGTATCGCTTATATCTTCAAGGAAAATGTGAAACACATCAACCAGGAAATGGTAGATTTGGATCCGTTGGACGAGGATGATTTTGCCATTGTGAAGAATGACATCCAACTTCACCTAAAATACACCAATAGTAATCTCGCCAAGTCATTCTTGGACAATTGGGAAACTGAAAAGGAAAAATTCATCAAAGTTATTCCTAGAGATTTCAAAGAAGTTTTAAGAAAAAGAGCGTTAGAAAAATCAAAAACATTAGTGTAATAAGATGGGAGAGAAAGAAGGATTCATAAAATATAAAAGAGAGTTAGAAAGTAGCCGTAATCCTAAAGACAGGATCAACGACTACAAAGAAATCCACCATCCGATTGCGCCTGAAACCTTAAATAATCAGGCAGCACGATGTATGGATTGTGGCATCCCATTTTGTCATCAGGGATGTCCTCTTGGAAATGTTATTCCTGAATTTAACGATGCGGTTTATCGTGAAGAATGGGAAGAAGCATTCAATATCTTAAGAGGTACTAACAACTTCCCTGAATTTACAGGCAGAATTTGCCCTGCTCCTTGCGAGGCAAGCTGCGTCCTGGGTATCAACAAAGACGCAGTTGCCATTGAATTGATCGAAAAGAATATAGCTGAAAAAGCATATGAACTAGGCATCGCCAAAACTAAAATTCCTGAAACCAGAACCGGCAAGAAAGTAGCCGTTATTGGTGCAGGGCCTGCTGGCTTGGCTGCAGCTGATCAACTTAACCAAGCTGGTCATGATGTGACCCTTTTCGAAAAAGATAAAAAAGTAGGTGGACTTCTAAGATACGGTATCCCGGATTTCAAACTTGAAAAACATGTGATCGACCGTAGAGTAGAGTTCATGGAAAAAGAAGGAGTTACTTTGGCCACAGGAACTGAAATCGGTGTAGATATTACGGCAGAAAAAATCATGCTGGATTTTGATGCAGTTGTACTTTCTACAGGTGCTCAGGAACCACGTGATTTGAAGATCAATAACAGGGATGCAAAAGGAGTTCATTTTGCCATGGAGTTTTTGGGAGAGCAAAACCGTGTCGTAAGTGGGGAAAGAAAGGGTGAAAATCCGATAAGCGCCAAAGGAAAGCATGTTATCGTAATCGGTGGTGGTGATACGGGTAGTGACTGTATTGGGACCTCCAACCGTCACGGAGCGGCCTCCATTACCCAATTGGAACTTTTGCCTAAACCACCCAAGCAGCGTACCAACCTTAATCCTTGGCCAGAATGGCCAATGACCATCAGAACTTCCAGTTCTCATGAAGAAGGTGCGGATAGGGTTTGGTCCGTGCTTACCAAAGAATTTACTAAAGATGAAAAAGGCAATGTAAACGGACTTACTTTGGTGGACATCGAATGGAAAGAGGAAAACGGAAGAATGCAGTTCTTTGAAATTGAAGGAACTGAAAGAACCGTTCCTTGTGACCTTGCTTTGCTAGCTATCGGTTATACCGGACCTAAACAAAACGGTCTATTGGAAGCATTCGGGGTAGAAGCTTATGATAACACCCTTCCTAAATCCAAGGAATACCAAAGCACCCAAAAAGGTGTATTCCTTGCAGGTGATATGAGAAGAGGGCAGTCATTGGTTGTTTGGGCCATCTCCGAAGGTCGTGAGTGTGCTGTAAAAGTGGATGAATACCTTAATGGAAAATCCTCCAGTCTTGCAAAAAGAGATCAGTCTTTCTACCGCAATGTAGAAGACGCCCAATTTTATCAATAATTCATAGAAGTATATTTGATAAGTTTGTTAATTCGATAAAAAGTCTCCGCCTTTGCGGAGACTTTTTATGTTTAGATCCACAAATTTTCTTGGGATAAAAAATAAAAATGTGGTCCAATTGAGCTAAATATCACCAATTAATCAAAAAGCTCAAGTCTCCTGACTTTGACTTTCCTATCAGAAGTCTTCTGATTGCACTATACTTAACTTATTTTTCATTTCTGATCAACGATCAGAAATGAAAAATCCTAGGGAATATTCAAAATCCCCTTAAGTTCCCCTAAATCCTTATATTCATCAACATCGGCCAGTTTGGGTAGTTTATGTGCATTTAACTTTAAGCTTTTCACTTCCTGCATGGTTTTGGAATAAACCTGCGGGCTGCTCCAAGGCATATGCTCAAAAAGGGAAGGGTAGGGGTCTTTCAAACCCAAAAGATAATAACCACCATCCTTGGCAGGGCCAATTACCAAATCCTGAAAAGTCAATGCCTCAAAAGCCTCATCCAAAATATTGCCATTCAATTCCAGGCAATCTGAACCAATGATAGCCACTTTTTGATAGCCCTTTTTGAAAACATCTTCAAAAGCATTTTTCATTTTTTCTCCAAGGTCATTACCAGTCTGAAGGCCAGATTTATATCTTTCATTGTTTAGGAAAGAAGGATCCACCTTTTCCTGGAAATAAACAAAAATATCTACCGGGTATTTGGCCAAAATAGCATGGGTATGTTTCAATAGATACCGGTAAACTTCCACTGCTTTTTTATCTCCAATAACTGCACTCAATCGGGTTTTTACTTTTCCTTCCAATGGGGCTTTTTGGAAAACGATGATGGCATTGTCCTGCATGGCAATAAATTTTTTTCAATATTAAAAAAATTGGATATAACTTTCTATGATTTACTAATAAGCAATTCATTTATGAATAACCGGGGTGAATGTAGGAACCATCAATTTCCAATTTTCAAAACATAAAAAGGAAGTTCAATGAACTTCCTTTTTCCATGGCCAATGGGCCAACAATAAACCAACTATTAAAAAATCAAATGCATATTTCAGGTTTAACCGTCTGATTCACCTTCTTTTTTCTTTTCCTGATGCATCTTTTTCAATTTTTCCCTGTCTGGATTTCCTTTGGCATCTCTGTATTTTCGCCTTTTTTCCCACTCATCCTTTTTAATTTCTTCCCATTTGGCTTTTTGTTCAGGGGTTAAAATTTCTTCCAATTTTGCCTGATTTTCCTTGTGCTCAGCCTCCATTTTTTCCCGCATGGCTTTTCTTTTTTCCATCATTTCCTGATGCTGTTCCTTTCTTTTTTGTAAGCGGTCCAGGTGCAACTGATATACTTTTTGTTTTTGGTCCTCGCTTAATTCTAGTTTTTCAGCCATTTTGTCTGTAATTTTCTGGGCCATTTTTTCAGGGTTAAATTCCCTTTTGTGTTCCCCCCGCTGGGCTTGGGACTGAAAAACTATCACCAACATGAGGGCGGCGACTATCAATAGATTTTTCATGGTATTATGAGTTTGTTATAGCCTTTTGACCATTGATCCACCTAAAAGTTTAATCTCGATTTTAAAAAATGATGTTAATAATTCTTAAATCGTTTATGGAGTCTTTTCAATTCACCATAAAAAAGGTGCTAGAGTCTCTTCCCTGCACCTTTTTGATGATATAATATTTGAGAGTCCACATGTCAATACTTAATACCTCTCACATTGTGGTTTATTTTACTTAAATAACAACAAAACTGAAGTATTTGTACTTCAATAAATCATTCATTCTTATCCTCCACCAGGGCTTCTTTTTCTTTGGGTTTGACATATTTTGGTCTGATAAGCAACCTCAATGCGGGGTCAAAGGATAGGTAATTCCAAGCCCAGTCCAGAAAGATGAAAATCCTGTTTTTTACTCCTACGATAGCCATAAGGTGAACAAAAAGCCAAGTAATCCAGGCAAAAAAACCTTGAAATTTCCAGAAAGGGAGATCCACCACGGCCAGTTTCCGTCCAACCGTTGCCATAGACCCTAAATCTTTGTACTTGAAATCCTTTAAAGGCCTGTTATCAGCCATTGCTTTCAAATTATAAGCCAGATTATCTGCTTGTTGGATGGCCACTTGGGCCACTTGGGGATGGCCATTAGGATAATCTTCGGTTTTTTGCACACAAAGATCCCCAACCACAAAAATCCCATCTGAATGGATCAGCTGGTTGGTCTTATCTACTATCAATCTTCCATTTTTGATCATTTGTTCCTTATGGAGCCCTTCGATATGATTAGGTTTTACCCCTGCAGCCCAAAGTAAAGTTCTGGTTTTTAGACTTTTTTGATCTTTGATTTTTATGGTAAGACCATCATAATCTTCAACTACTGCATTGAGCCGGACTTCCACTCCTAATTTTTTAAGATATTCTATAGCTTTTTCACTCGACTCCTTTGACATCCCGACCAATAAATTACCGCTGGCTTCGGCCAGTACCACTTTCATATTTTTGAAATTAAGCTCAGGGTAATCTTTAGGAAGTACATTGTTTCTCAACTCGGCAATGGCACCTGCCAATTCGACTCCAGTAGGACCACCACCCACAATGACCACATTCATCATGGCCTTTCTGGTCTCGAGGTCTTCGGTATTAATTGCCCTTTCGTAATTTGCTATGATTCTATTACGAATGTATAGTGCTTCTGAAACGGTTTTCATGGGTGTACCGTACTCCATGATATTTTTCATTCCAAAATAATTGGTGTCTGCCCCCAGGGCAAGTACCAGGTAATCATAATCTAAATACCCTGCATTGGTATAGATTCTTTTATTCTCCTGATCCACTTTTTCAGCTTCAGCCATTCTGAAAGTTACATTGGGGGTATGATGAAAAATTTTCCTAAGGGGAAATGAAATGGCACTAGGTTCCAGTGCAGCAGTAGCCACCTGATAGAACAAGGGTTGAAACTGGTGATAATTGTTTTTGTCCAACAAGACCACCTGATAGTCCGAGCCAATCAGTTTTCTTGCAAGTTTTAAACCTGCAAATCCACCGCCGAGAATGACTATCTTTTTGCGGTTGGAGACAGGTAAATTTGGGATGGGATGATTGAGGGAATTTTGCATAAAGGGGAAATTACATTATTGTACAAATTAGGTGGGTAAATGTTGATTGACTTTACAAAGATAAAAAGCTCAATAGGGAAAATCACTTGTTTAGTAAGGAATGATGAGCCAATTCAAAAGATTTATTATTTTTACAGACCTGAAAAGTAAATAACAATATGGGAAGAGCATTCGAGTTTAGAAAAGAACGAAAGTTTAAGCGCTGGAGTAAGATGTCCAAAGTTTTTACCCGCTTAGGCAAAGATATTGTCATTGCAGTAAAAGCTGGAGGACCTGACCCGGATAACAACCCTAAGCTTCGGACGGTCATCCAAAATGCCAAGGGTGCCCAAATGCCCAAAGATCGGATCGAATCCGCCATCAAAAGAGCCGTTAGCAAGGATCAAGGGGACTATGAAGAGGTAGTTTATGAAGGTTATGCTCCTCATGGTGTAGCCATCCTTGTGGAAGCAGCTACCGATAATATCAACCGTACAGTAGCCAATGTCCGTCACTATTTTACCAAAGGAGGGGGTTCATTGGGCACTTCCGGTTCTGTAAGTTTTATGTTTGAAAGGAAAGCAGTTTTTAGATTTCCAAAAGAAGAGCATGATATGGAGGAGCTGGAATTGGAATTGATTGATTATGGCTTGGAAGATATTGATGAAAATGAAGGGGAAATCTATATCTATACAGCTTTTGAGGATTTTGGAAACATGCAAAAGGCGTTGGAGGATAAGAATATAGAAATTACCAATGCGGAATTTCAACGTTTTCCAATGAACACGGTTGAACTTACCCCAGAACAGGAGGAGGAAGTCAACAAGATGATTGAAAGGATGGAGGAAGACGATGATGTCAACCAAGTTTTTCACAATATGGCTTAAAATGTTTAACAAACCTTTGGTCTATGACCAAAGGTTTTTTTATCTCTAATGCTTAAGCAATGGCATTTCCTAAAAGAAAAAATATTCAAAAAAAAGATAGGCAAAAACTGGTTATTGTTGGGAGCAAAAATCCTGTAAAGATTCAATGCACAGATAATGGATTTCACCAAGCCTTCGAGGACCAGCAATTTATTGTTCAGGGAATGAATGTGGATTCCCAGGTTAGTGATCAGCCCTTCGGGGATCAGGAAACTTTTCAAGGAGCATTTAATAGAGCCAAAAATGCCAAAAAAAGCTTTCCTGAGGCAGATTTTTGGGTGGGTATTGAAGGGGGAGTGGATGATTTTGAGGACCAAATGGTTGCTTATGCTTGGGTGGTAGTCCTTGACCACAAAAACCAAATCGGCAAGTCTAAAACGGGCACCTTCTTTTTACCGGATATTATCAGTAAATTAATCAAAAACGGGCTTGAACCTGGAGCAGCAGATGATAAGGTGTTTGATCGTGAAAATTCAAAAGAAGGAAATGGTGCAGTGGGAATTCTAACCCATGGCCATGTAAATCGTGTTGAATATTACCAACAGGCCATATTGCTTGCTTTAATACCTTTTATGAATGGACATATTTATTAATTCAATCTATAGGGAATAGATTTTTTCAATTGGATTTTTAAATCCATAGATAATACCTTTGAATCAATATTAGACAGTAAAAAAACAAAACGGATATGTTACAAGAATTAGAACAGGACAACCTGAAGGAGGTTATTGCAGAAAATGACAAAGTAGTGGTGCAATATGGAGCCAGTTGGTGTGGAAGCTGCCGAATAATGAAACCCAAGATGAAGCGGCTTTCTGGCAATTATGAAGGAGTAAAATTCTTTTATGTGGATGCCGAAAAATTCACCGAATCCCGAAAGTTGGCCGAAGTAAATAACTTGCCCACCTTTGCTGCTTTCAAAAACGGGGAACTTGTGAATCAAACTCAAACTAGTAAAGAAGAATCACTAAAAGCCTTGATAGATGAGATTGCCGATAATTAAACATGTAGTAGGGTTCATTGAGGAAAACGATGAGGATTGGGTCAATGAATCCATAGAACTTTTGGAATCCATGACCGAAATTGAATCCTTGAAGGATGAGGAAATTGAGGTGATGGGGGAATTGCTCTCCAACCTTTATGGATCCCTGGAAGTCAATAAAATGATAAAAGACGGAATGGATAAAAAAGAAGCCATGAATTCCTTTATGAAAAGGGTTATGGGGTCCATTGATAAGTAATAAAAAAACCTCAGGTTATTTTCCTGAGGTTTTTTTCAAAATTTTTGAAAGGTTTTCAGTCGACTTTCAACAGCCTAAGGAAACTCATGGTGATTTTTTTCATTAATCAATCCTACTTCACCCACCTCACTTTTTCTCCAATAGGTTTTCTTCTACCCTTGGGCCACCCATCCAAAGTTGGTTTGGCCACATAAAAGAACCCCATCAAGCGGTCATTATCTCCCAAACCAAAAAATGACTTTGCTTCCGGGTAAAACGTCACTCCACCTGTTCCCCAGTAGCCAGCCAGACCATGAGCACTTGCTGTTAGGTACATATTCTGAACGGCCATGGATACTGCTGCAATTTCTTCCATTTCAGGAATTCCTGCATTCAAATCCCTTTTCATACCTATGGCAATGATATGACTGCATTTTAATGGGTTTTCCTTCAACTTTTGGAATGTGGCTTCTTTAAAGTTGCCATCTTGTTCTGCTTTTTTCTTGTATAATTCTGATTGGAAATTGGCCAACTTTTTCAATCCATCTCCACTAAAAACAGTAAAATCCCAAGGTTCTGTCAATTTATGAGTGGGTGCCCAGTTGGCATTCTCCAGCATCTGCTCAATAATTTTATCATCTACCGGATCATTTTCCTTAAACTGCGCAACAAACATGGAACGTCTGTTTCGAATTATTTTATTGACTTCATTGATATCAAATGTGGGTTTGTCCATAACTTTTGTTTGCGATTTGAATTTAACAAGGCCTGCTCTCAATCGGGAGCTGGAAAGCAAAATTAAGAAATTGCCATTCTCTTGCCATAAATTGATTGAGCTAAGTAGATCCTATTGGGAAAAGTTGAATTTTCCCTGGTTTAAAATTTCAATAATTTTTCGAGTTCGATGGATTACCTATTTACATTCTTTAATCAATATTGGTAGGTCACCTTCAGACCTCCATAATAATTCCGTTTAGGGGCCGGCTGAAAATACCTGCCCCCAAATGCATTCAGGTCATTGCCCAGACTATAGGATTCATTGCCAAGGTTTTCAATACCGCTATACACTTCGAGGTTCCA includes the following:
- the gltB gene encoding glutamate synthase large subunit; this translates as MNEGLYHSQFEHDSCGIGAVVNVKGNKSHETISDALFMLSNMEHRGGRGSDPKTGDGAGILIQIPHDFLKEVTQRAGFDLPEEGSYGVGMTFFPRNKQLHKKSKNQLNKILEELDFELIGYREVPVDETVPGSGALEVMPNIEQLFVKHKDGLTGQALERKLFILRNYATKVINSTIPGVNRSFYFASFSGKTLIYKGQLKTDQVLAFYKDLQNNKITSALALVHSRFSTNTFPNWRLAQPFRYISHNGEINTIRGNLNKMRSKEALMKSELFTDDELDKMMPITNSTYSDSANLDSMVELLTLAGRPLPHVMMMLVPEAWQDNKLMDKNRKAFYKFHSTLVEPWDGPAALLFTDGKSLGATLDRNGLRPLRYFTTSDDRLILSSEAGALPIREATVTQKGRISPGKMILADLEKGKVMFDEEVKASVCDNKPYDSWVRKERIKLRLVPNPKSLSQPYNTQDIKLRQTIFGYTTEDIKTILAPMGDTAYEPLGSMGADTPPAVLSKQSQHISNYFKQLFAQVSNPPIDPIRERMVMSLFTKIGKGYNILEESPKHTRQIHISQPVLLNEDLEKIKGLESKGYRAKTLYAHFKADHKSGRMLEALNELCQNAVDAINEGYNVLIISDRDTYQGVAPIPSLLAVGAVHHHLVNEKLRTKAGLIAEAGDVRETHHFATLVGYGASAINPYLALESLVHLNEIGALSKKFEEQELFENYQTAIGKGLLKVLSKMGISTLQSYQSAQIFEAVGLGPEVIERCFKGTISRISGVSFDELAEEVLTRHNAAYQTDGPLLETGGVYQWKRRGEKHLFNPDTIHLLQKSTKNNDYKIYKQFAEKINDQTKDALTIRGLFEFKKRISIPIDEVEPAENIMKRFATGAMSFGSISHEAHTTLAIAMNRIGAKSNSGEGGEDEVRFERKENGDWERSAIKQVASGRFGVTSNYLTNAEEIQIKMAQGAKPGEGGQLPGHKVDDWIGKVRHSTPGVGLISPPPHHDIYSIEDLAQLIYDLKNANRDARINVKLVSQAGVGTVAAGVAKAQSDVILISGADGGTGASPLSSIRHAGLPWELGLAEAHQTLVKNNLRSRVTLQTDGQVRTGKDLAIAALLGAEEWGISTAALVVEGCIMMRKCHLNTCPVGIATQNPELRKLFTGEPEHVVNYFRFLAEDLREIMASLGFRTVNEMVGQSNVLKSTGHLNHWKWDKLDLSPIFHMVEVPEHVGIYKQIDQDFKLKKVLDRKLIKSAMPALEQANPVKDKFEIKNTDRSVGAMLSNEISKIYGSPGLPDDTIHYKFIGSAGQSFGLFSTKGVTFELEGEANDYFGKGLSGGQLVIYPSRNANFVAEENIIIGNVAFYGATSGHAFINGKGGERFCVRNSGVKAVVEGIGDHGCEYMTGGQVIILGEIGRNFAAGMSGGIAYIFKENVKHINQEMVDLDPLDEDDFAIVKNDIQLHLKYTNSNLAKSFLDNWETEKEKFIKVIPRDFKEVLRKRALEKSKTLV
- a CDS encoding glutamate synthase subunit beta, which produces MGEKEGFIKYKRELESSRNPKDRINDYKEIHHPIAPETLNNQAARCMDCGIPFCHQGCPLGNVIPEFNDAVYREEWEEAFNILRGTNNFPEFTGRICPAPCEASCVLGINKDAVAIELIEKNIAEKAYELGIAKTKIPETRTGKKVAVIGAGPAGLAAADQLNQAGHDVTLFEKDKKVGGLLRYGIPDFKLEKHVIDRRVEFMEKEGVTLATGTEIGVDITAEKIMLDFDAVVLSTGAQEPRDLKINNRDAKGVHFAMEFLGEQNRVVSGERKGENPISAKGKHVIVIGGGDTGSDCIGTSNRHGAASITQLELLPKPPKQRTNLNPWPEWPMTIRTSSSHEEGADRVWSVLTKEFTKDEKGNVNGLTLVDIEWKEENGRMQFFEIEGTERTVPCDLALLAIGYTGPKQNGLLEAFGVEAYDNTLPKSKEYQSTQKGVFLAGDMRRGQSLVVWAISEGRECAVKVDEYLNGKSSSLAKRDQSFYRNVEDAQFYQ
- a CDS encoding TIGR04282 family arsenosugar biosynthesis glycosyltransferase, which codes for MQDNAIIVFQKAPLEGKVKTRLSAVIGDKKAVEVYRYLLKHTHAILAKYPVDIFVYFQEKVDPSFLNNERYKSGLQTGNDLGEKMKNAFEDVFKKGYQKVAIIGSDCLELNGNILDEAFEALTFQDLVIGPAKDGGYYLLGLKDPYPSLFEHMPWSSPQVYSKTMQEVKSLKLNAHKLPKLADVDEYKDLGELKGILNIP
- a CDS encoding Spy/CpxP family protein refolding chaperone produces the protein MKNLLIVAALMLVIVFQSQAQRGEHKREFNPEKMAQKITDKMAEKLELSEDQKQKVYQLHLDRLQKRKEQHQEMMEKRKAMREKMEAEHKENQAKLEEILTPEQKAKWEEIKKDEWEKRRKYRDAKGNPDREKLKKMHQEKKKEGESDG
- a CDS encoding NAD(P)/FAD-dependent oxidoreductase, with the translated sequence MQNSLNHPIPNLPVSNRKKIVILGGGFAGLKLARKLIGSDYQVVLLDKNNYHQFQPLFYQVATAALEPSAISFPLRKIFHHTPNVTFRMAEAEKVDQENKRIYTNAGYLDYDYLVLALGADTNYFGMKNIMEYGTPMKTVSEALYIRNRIIANYERAINTEDLETRKAMMNVVIVGGGPTGVELAGAIAELRNNVLPKDYPELNFKNMKVVLAEASGNLLVGMSKESSEKAIEYLKKLGVEVRLNAVVEDYDGLTIKIKDQKSLKTRTLLWAAGVKPNHIEGLHKEQMIKNGRLIVDKTNQLIHSDGIFVVGDLCVQKTEDYPNGHPQVAQVAIQQADNLAYNLKAMADNRPLKDFKYKDLGSMATVGRKLAVVDLPFWKFQGFFAWITWLFVHLMAIVGVKNRIFIFLDWAWNYLSFDPALRLLIRPKYVKPKEKEALVEDKNE
- a CDS encoding YebC/PmpR family DNA-binding transcriptional regulator, producing the protein MGRAFEFRKERKFKRWSKMSKVFTRLGKDIVIAVKAGGPDPDNNPKLRTVIQNAKGAQMPKDRIESAIKRAVSKDQGDYEEVVYEGYAPHGVAILVEAATDNINRTVANVRHYFTKGGGSLGTSGSVSFMFERKAVFRFPKEEHDMEELELELIDYGLEDIDENEGEIYIYTAFEDFGNMQKALEDKNIEITNAEFQRFPMNTVELTPEQEEEVNKMIERMEEDDDVNQVFHNMA
- the yjjX gene encoding inosine/xanthosine triphosphatase; amino-acid sequence: MAFPKRKNIQKKDRQKLVIVGSKNPVKIQCTDNGFHQAFEDQQFIVQGMNVDSQVSDQPFGDQETFQGAFNRAKNAKKSFPEADFWVGIEGGVDDFEDQMVAYAWVVVLDHKNQIGKSKTGTFFLPDIISKLIKNGLEPGAADDKVFDRENSKEGNGAVGILTHGHVNRVEYYQQAILLALIPFMNGHIY
- a CDS encoding thioredoxin family protein, with protein sequence MLQELEQDNLKEVIAENDKVVVQYGASWCGSCRIMKPKMKRLSGNYEGVKFFYVDAEKFTESRKLAEVNNLPTFAAFKNGELVNQTQTSKEESLKALIDEIADN
- a CDS encoding DUF6952 family protein, giving the protein MRLPIIKHVVGFIEENDEDWVNESIELLESMTEIESLKDEEIEVMGELLSNLYGSLEVNKMIKDGMDKKEAMNSFMKRVMGSIDK
- a CDS encoding nitroreductase family protein — encoded protein: MDKPTFDINEVNKIIRNRRSMFVAQFKENDPVDDKIIEQMLENANWAPTHKLTEPWDFTVFSGDGLKKLANFQSELYKKKAEQDGNFKEATFQKLKENPLKCSHIIAIGMKRDLNAGIPEMEEIAAVSMAVQNMYLTASAHGLAGYWGTGGVTFYPEAKSFFGLGDNDRLMGFFYVAKPTLDGWPKGRRKPIGEKVRWVK